In a genomic window of Halalkalicoccus sp. CG83:
- a CDS encoding DUF7563 family protein has protein sequence MPTCATCGEHVTARFQRVFAGNDGEVYGCPTCMEMTAIVNGAPARR, from the coding sequence ATGCCAACTTGTGCCACATGCGGCGAGCACGTGACCGCTCGATTCCAGCGGGTCTTCGCGGGGAACGACGGTGAGGTGTACGGCTGTCCGACCTGCATGGAGATGACGGCGATCGTGAACGGGGCGCCGGCCCGCCGGTGA
- a CDS encoding hydroxyacid-oxoacid transhydrogenase yields the protein MSYDRSVSADPHELRPETVWHLQMPQLRFGPDSIRELGFQLSDLGVGEDAHGLVVTDEVLSEIGHVDRVTDHLEDAGFTTTIWDGTEREPSIENVERCISFVREQTSDGGFDFYLGVGGGSCMDVAKTTRSVIANGGEILDYVAQPTGEGQALTESGPPLVLLPTTAGTGAEISPVAILSVEEKDIKEGISSNHVRADAAVLDPTLTTTLPAETTAKTAMDALGHAIEGYTTHPHDSLLRPSNPETRPVYAGRTELTEMFSEKAISLLSGNVRRAVHNGDDLEARSAMLKGALFGAIAGLTAGASLCHAMAYPVGNEYHTYHGETIAVLTPASTLGYNAASDPERFARIAGMLGADTDGLGTREAADRAREEYVRLQRDLNVVPSGLAELTGATVEDVDDLARRTVESQDRLLRVNPRPVTQEDVAAIYRDALHNWET from the coding sequence GTGAGCTACGATCGCTCGGTCTCGGCCGACCCCCACGAACTGCGACCCGAGACGGTCTGGCACCTCCAGATGCCACAGCTCCGCTTCGGACCCGATTCGATCCGCGAACTCGGGTTCCAGCTCTCCGACCTCGGCGTCGGGGAGGACGCCCACGGTCTGGTGGTCACCGATGAGGTGCTCTCGGAGATCGGTCACGTCGATCGGGTCACCGACCACCTCGAGGATGCCGGTTTCACGACGACGATCTGGGACGGCACGGAGCGCGAGCCGTCGATCGAGAACGTCGAGCGCTGCATCTCGTTCGTACGCGAGCAGACGAGCGATGGCGGCTTCGACTTCTATCTCGGCGTCGGCGGGGGGAGCTGCATGGACGTCGCGAAGACGACGCGATCCGTGATCGCGAACGGCGGCGAGATCCTCGATTACGTCGCCCAGCCGACGGGCGAAGGGCAGGCGCTCACGGAGTCGGGCCCACCGCTCGTGTTGCTGCCGACGACGGCCGGCACCGGCGCGGAGATCTCGCCGGTGGCGATCCTCTCGGTCGAGGAGAAGGACATCAAGGAAGGGATCTCGAGCAACCACGTCCGCGCGGACGCGGCCGTCCTCGATCCGACGCTGACGACGACGCTCCCCGCCGAGACCACGGCGAAGACGGCGATGGACGCGCTCGGTCACGCGATCGAGGGCTATACGACCCATCCTCACGACTCGCTGCTCCGGCCGTCGAATCCGGAGACCAGACCCGTCTACGCCGGGCGGACCGAGCTCACCGAGATGTTCAGCGAGAAGGCGATCTCGCTGCTCTCGGGGAACGTCCGGCGGGCGGTCCACAACGGCGACGACCTCGAGGCGCGCTCTGCCATGCTGAAGGGGGCGCTGTTCGGCGCGATCGCCGGTCTCACCGCCGGTGCCAGTCTCTGTCACGCGATGGCGTATCCGGTCGGAAACGAGTACCACACGTACCACGGCGAGACGATCGCGGTGCTCACGCCGGCGAGCACGCTCGGCTACAACGCCGCGAGCGATCCAGAGCGCTTCGCCCGCATCGCGGGGATGCTCGGCGCGGACACCGACGGGCTGGGAACCCGCGAGGCAGCGGACCGAGCGCGCGAGGAGTACGTCCGGCTCCAGCGCGATCTGAACGTCGTTCCCAGCGGACTCGCGGAGCTCACCGGGGCCACCGTCGAGGACGTCGACGATCTCGCGCGACGAACCGTCGAGTCACAGGATCGACTCCTCCGGGTCAACCCACGACCGGTCACCCAGGAGGACGTCGCGGCGATCTACAGGGACGCGCTCCACAACTGGGAGACGTAG
- a CDS encoding AIR synthase family protein, with translation MIGKVDPERLETVLSRTGAPDEDVVVGPSYGEDAAAIRIGERLLVVNTDPVSLAADRIGQIGVNVACNDVAASGADPRWLTVALLLPDDDSAVLEAVVEQLDGAAREADVAIVGGHTEYAPERDRPLLALTCLGLADEYLPTGGASPGEKLLLTKGAGIEGTAILATDFRAELEEDLPGDLLDRGAALFEELSVRPDARVLREHASALHDPTEGGVIDGTLELAVASGALARVERERVPIREPTAHICEAMGVDPLRIFGSGALLASVPAERVDRALADLETAGIDAAVVGEVVAGEPALELDGERITEPVRDDLYELWT, from the coding sequence ATGATCGGGAAAGTCGATCCGGAGCGCCTCGAGACCGTCCTGTCCCGGACCGGCGCTCCCGACGAGGACGTCGTGGTGGGCCCGTCGTACGGCGAGGACGCGGCGGCGATCCGGATCGGCGAGCGACTGCTCGTCGTCAACACCGATCCCGTCTCGCTCGCGGCCGACCGGATCGGACAGATCGGCGTCAACGTCGCCTGCAACGACGTCGCCGCCTCGGGGGCGGACCCGCGCTGGTTGACCGTCGCGCTCCTCCTTCCCGACGACGATTCCGCGGTGTTGGAGGCGGTCGTCGAGCAGCTCGACGGCGCGGCCCGCGAGGCAGACGTCGCCATCGTCGGCGGCCACACCGAGTACGCCCCCGAGCGCGACCGACCGCTGCTCGCGCTGACCTGTCTCGGACTGGCCGACGAGTACCTCCCGACGGGCGGCGCCTCGCCCGGCGAGAAGCTGCTGCTGACGAAGGGCGCGGGGATCGAGGGGACGGCGATCCTGGCGACCGACTTCCGCGCGGAGCTCGAGGAGGACCTACCCGGTGACCTCCTCGATAGGGGGGCGGCGCTGTTCGAGGAGCTGAGCGTCCGCCCCGACGCGCGGGTCCTCCGCGAGCACGCGAGCGCGCTTCACGACCCGACCGAGGGCGGCGTGATCGACGGGACGCTCGAGCTCGCCGTCGCGTCCGGAGCGCTCGCGCGAGTCGAGCGCGAGCGCGTGCCGATCCGCGAGCCCACGGCTCACATCTGCGAGGCGATGGGCGTCGATCCGCTCCGGATCTTCGGCTCCGGCGCGCTGCTCGCGTCGGTTCCCGCCGAGCGGGTCGATCGGGCACTCGCCGACCTCGAGACGGCGGGGATCGACGCCGCCGTCGTCGGCGAGGTCGTCGCAGGCGAGCCGGCGCTGGAGCTCGACGGCGAACGGATCACGGAGCCGGTTCGCGACGACCTCTACGAGCTGTGGACGTAG
- a CDS encoding helix-turn-helix domain-containing protein has translation MSVTIEAQVDADEFEFGRVIESVEADRIELETIIPIGEQALPLIEVHDEDHRALVEQLREHAVVAAVHVVEEYDDRGVYAIEWHEDPDTFFKSIRDQDAQILNAVRPNAHWEFEIRFPSQEALTAFRKETDQDGFGLEVVRVSQTGRPTRNPEEGLSEPQREALDLAVARGYYSIPRKATTAELADELGISDQAVVERLRRATITLAKEEL, from the coding sequence ATGAGCGTCACCATCGAAGCCCAAGTCGACGCGGACGAGTTCGAGTTCGGCCGCGTGATCGAATCCGTCGAAGCCGATCGGATCGAACTGGAGACGATAATCCCGATCGGCGAACAGGCGCTACCGCTGATCGAGGTCCACGACGAGGACCATCGCGCGCTCGTGGAGCAGCTTCGCGAACACGCGGTAGTAGCAGCGGTCCACGTCGTCGAGGAGTACGACGACCGCGGCGTCTACGCGATCGAGTGGCACGAGGATCCGGATACGTTCTTCAAGTCGATTCGCGATCAGGACGCCCAAATACTGAACGCGGTCAGACCGAACGCACACTGGGAGTTCGAGATACGCTTCCCGTCCCAGGAGGCGCTCACGGCGTTCCGGAAGGAGACCGATCAGGACGGGTTCGGCCTCGAGGTGGTCCGAGTCTCCCAGACCGGCCGACCGACGAGGAATCCGGAGGAGGGGCTCTCGGAGCCACAGCGCGAGGCGTTAGATCTCGCGGTCGCTCGCGGTTACTACTCCATTCCGCGAAAGGCGACGACCGCCGAGTTAGCCGACGAGCTCGGAATCTCCGATCAGGCCGTCGTCGAACGGCTACGGCGGGCGACGATCACACTGGCCAAAGAGGAGCTTTGA
- a CDS encoding putative sodium/potassium/calcium exchanger produces the protein MSSAEADQLTGRDFLVFAGMMFVVTATIVSVGGILHTFPSFSGPVDGDDADGSAANVSDGAQGSQERNGEPDEDDSDAVEDAGTNGDEGNEGADTPPPDSDETDEGDADEDAAPVQDDGTSEASSDGTEGDDAGEESSGAGDGAADDTTSDDAGGEDAATDGSDGNGEDDAGSADADGDGDDTATDANDAGTDGDDANTGENGGTTSEDDDGDASDAPDEGDGDGDANATATGDGQNDTDTEEPETSDSSDGSTDDATEGSDNETEEPTAASAEPENETDENGTEESTGSEGTDVSDGNGEQEGDGVAQESGNETEGGESNDSTSSAAKPVTGPTTRT, from the coding sequence ATGAGCAGCGCCGAGGCCGACCAGCTCACCGGCCGGGACTTCCTCGTCTTCGCCGGCATGATGTTCGTCGTCACGGCGACGATCGTCTCGGTCGGCGGGATCCTCCACACGTTCCCGTCGTTCTCGGGTCCGGTCGACGGTGACGACGCCGACGGCAGCGCGGCGAACGTGTCGGACGGAGCGCAGGGAAGCCAGGAGCGGAACGGCGAACCCGACGAGGACGACTCCGACGCGGTTGAGGACGCCGGGACGAACGGCGACGAGGGCAACGAGGGAGCCGACACACCGCCGCCCGACTCGGACGAGACCGACGAGGGTGATGCGGACGAGGACGCCGCCCCGGTCCAGGACGACGGGACGTCCGAGGCGTCCTCGGACGGCACCGAGGGCGACGACGCCGGCGAGGAGAGTTCCGGTGCCGGCGACGGCGCTGCCGACGACACCACGAGCGACGACGCAGGCGGGGAGGACGCGGCCACTGACGGCTCTGACGGGAACGGCGAGGACGACGCAGGCAGTGCAGATGCGGACGGCGATGGAGACGACACCGCGACCGACGCGAACGACGCAGGCACCGACGGAGACGACGCGAACACCGGTGAAAACGGTGGGACCACGAGTGAGGACGACGACGGTGACGCTTCGGATGCGCCCGACGAGGGCGATGGCGACGGTGACGCGAACGCGACCGCGACCGGCGACGGCCAGAACGACACCGATACGGAGGAACCGGAGACGTCCGACTCGAGCGACGGTAGTACGGACGACGCCACGGAGGGATCCGACAACGAAACCGAGGAGCCGACGGCAGCGAGCGCGGAGCCGGAAAACGAAACCGACGAGAACGGGACTGAGGAGTCGACGGGATCCGAGGGAACGGACGTCAGCGACGGTAACGGCGAGCAGGAGGGCGACGGCGTCGCGCAGGAGTCCGGGAACGAGACCGAGGGCGGAGAATCCAACGACTCGACCAGCAGTGCGGCGAAACCGGTGACGGGACCGACGACACGGACGTGA
- a CDS encoding glutaredoxin family protein → MGDPATVTVYSREDCHLCEEAIETIERVASGVDRRVEISEVDVDDDPELATTYGERVPYVLVDDRPAFKFRVDADELERRLRR, encoded by the coding sequence ATGGGCGATCCGGCCACCGTCACCGTCTACTCCCGAGAGGACTGTCACCTCTGCGAGGAGGCGATCGAGACGATCGAGCGCGTCGCGAGCGGGGTCGATCGCCGCGTCGAGATCAGCGAGGTCGACGTCGACGACGACCCGGAACTGGCGACGACGTACGGCGAGCGCGTCCCCTACGTGCTCGTCGATGACCGACCCGCGTTCAAGTTCAGGGTCGACGCCGACGAGCTCGAACGCCGACTACGCCGGTAG
- a CDS encoding N-acyl homoserine lactonase family protein codes for MVDATVHVIDRGNLECDLNYMMEGHTLGTHDEPNPETDYGEIPVWNLVIDHPEGTILWDTGSHHDALDGHWPEPLWQAFYPYDADEHRLDDDLEAAGFGIDDIDYVFQTHLHLDHAGGLEFFDGTDVPVFVHERELEFAYRSAKTDEGSAAYVLGDFDHDLNWELLHEDRERRFEDVEFVRFPGHTPGLTGTVIHLEEGTLVFTGDQVYQAPNFEEEIPLGAGLLWGKRPWFESLRRIEELQRRHDAEVVYGHDPEQFEAIREGWGA; via the coding sequence ATGGTCGACGCTACCGTCCACGTCATCGATCGGGGAAACCTCGAGTGTGACCTCAACTACATGATGGAGGGGCACACGCTCGGCACGCACGACGAACCGAACCCGGAGACGGACTACGGCGAGATTCCGGTCTGGAACCTCGTGATCGATCACCCCGAGGGGACGATCCTCTGGGACACCGGCTCGCATCACGACGCGCTCGACGGCCACTGGCCGGAACCGCTGTGGCAGGCGTTCTACCCGTACGACGCCGACGAACACCGGCTCGACGACGACCTCGAGGCGGCGGGCTTCGGCATCGACGACATCGACTACGTCTTTCAGACCCACCTCCACCTCGATCACGCCGGCGGGTTGGAGTTCTTCGACGGCACCGACGTGCCGGTCTTCGTCCACGAGCGGGAGCTCGAGTTCGCCTACCGCAGCGCGAAGACCGACGAGGGGAGCGCGGCCTACGTCCTCGGGGACTTCGATCACGACCTGAACTGGGAGTTGCTTCACGAGGACCGCGAACGGCGCTTCGAGGACGTCGAGTTCGTCCGCTTCCCCGGTCACACGCCGGGGCTCACCGGAACCGTCATCCACCTCGAGGAGGGAACGCTCGTCTTCACCGGCGACCAGGTGTATCAGGCGCCGAACTTCGAGGAGGAGATCCCGCTCGGCGCGGGGCTGCTCTGGGGGAAGCGGCCCTGGTTCGAGAGCCTCCGGCGGATCGAGGAGCTCCAGCGGAGACACGACGCGGAGGTCGTCTACGGCCACGATCCCGAGCAGTTCGAGGCGATCCGCGAGGGGTGGGGCGCGTGA
- a CDS encoding Gfo/Idh/MocA family protein, with protein sequence MDFSSVRIGVVGLGFMGQVHAENVSEFGHDVVAGADLDDEVRETFGTRFGAATYEDFEAMYEEEELDAVAVSVPNKIHEPAVVAALERGLDVLCEKPLAHTLESAERITEVARESEGFCAVNFHNRITAAAEMFKGYQEEGRFGEVTHVQGNYVRWRGVPGLGSWFTDRELAGGGALVDIGVHAIDFALYVLDFPEVEEVMGITRSNFATRDDYADPEDWGVDGGGEFNVEDSVTALVRCAGGKTISLEVAWAASQEPTNEFTIRGTDAGAKLKLGEDDLRLFDTGRQGTDHFVRSELEGSLPETGWAATDKLFVESVASGETPELNTVEQALTVQRVIDAIYRSSEEGSSVRVE encoded by the coding sequence ATGGATTTCTCCTCCGTTCGCATCGGCGTCGTCGGTCTCGGGTTCATGGGCCAGGTTCACGCCGAGAACGTCAGCGAGTTCGGTCACGACGTGGTCGCCGGCGCGGACCTCGACGACGAGGTGCGCGAGACGTTCGGTACGCGTTTCGGCGCGGCGACCTACGAGGACTTCGAGGCGATGTACGAGGAGGAGGAGCTCGACGCGGTCGCGGTCTCCGTGCCCAACAAGATCCACGAGCCGGCGGTCGTCGCCGCTCTCGAACGCGGGCTGGACGTGTTATGTGAGAAGCCGCTGGCTCACACCCTCGAGAGCGCCGAACGGATCACCGAGGTCGCCCGCGAGTCCGAGGGGTTCTGCGCGGTGAACTTCCACAATCGGATCACCGCGGCCGCCGAGATGTTCAAGGGCTACCAGGAGGAGGGTCGCTTCGGCGAGGTGACCCACGTCCAGGGCAACTACGTCCGCTGGCGGGGCGTCCCCGGGCTGGGATCGTGGTTCACCGACCGCGAGCTGGCCGGCGGCGGCGCGCTCGTCGACATCGGCGTCCACGCCATCGACTTCGCGCTCTACGTGCTCGACTTCCCGGAGGTCGAGGAGGTCATGGGGATCACCCGATCGAACTTCGCCACCCGCGACGACTACGCCGACCCCGAGGACTGGGGAGTCGACGGCGGCGGGGAGTTCAACGTCGAGGACTCGGTGACCGCGCTGGTCCGGTGTGCGGGCGGGAAAACGATCTCGCTCGAGGTCGCGTGGGCGGCCTCCCAGGAGCCGACCAACGAGTTCACCATCCGGGGGACCGACGCGGGGGCGAAGCTGAAACTCGGCGAGGACGACCTCCGGCTGTTCGATACCGGCCGGCAGGGGACCGATCACTTCGTCCGCTCGGAGCTCGAGGGGAGCCTCCCCGAGACGGGGTGGGCGGCGACCGACAAGCTGTTCGTGGAGAGCGTCGCCAGCGGCGAGACGCCCGAGCTGAACACGGTCGAGCAGGCACTGACCGTCCAGCGAGTGATCGACGCGATCTACCGTTCCAGCGAGGAGGGATCGTCGGTTCGGGTCGAGTGA